Proteins from a genomic interval of Amphiura filiformis chromosome 9, Afil_fr2py, whole genome shotgun sequence:
- the LOC140161263 gene encoding heart- and neural crest derivatives-expressed protein 2-like, with amino-acid sequence MMSVIGEYPSVPILQRHQEEYGYRNGSNHHHPYYHPMLSPITCDMPPDCSSVQPGPQATEQIQRGSPTGSGGFMDCSPHSSCGTDGQGSPPCHPQQQTPVARGRFLKRPKPTTNNRKERRRTQSINSAFSELRDCIPNVPADTKLSKIKTLRLATSYIAYLSEILTKDEITIGSNGSVGGGFKAELKRMDDRDRKRKDLMCEIVASENKRSKGRTGWPQHVWALELQR; translated from the exons ATGATGAGCGTAATAGGGGAGTACCCATCGGTACCAATTCTACAACGACATCAGGAAGAATATGGATACCGCAATGGCTCAAATCATCATCATCCCTACTACCATCCCATGTTGAGTCCCATCACATGCGACATGCCTCCAGACTGCAGCTCCGTCCAACCCGGCCCACAAGCTACCGAACAAATACAGCGTGGCAGTCCCACTGGTTCTGGGGGATTCATGGACTGCAGTCCCCACAGTTCATGTGGTACTGATGGTCAAGGAAGTCCACCGTGTCATCCGCAACAACAAACGCCTGTTGCGAGAGGTCGATTCTTAAAACGTCCTAAACCGACCACGAACAATCGCAAAGAACGGCGTCGAACACAAAGTATAAATTCGGCGTTTTCCGAACTTCGAGACTGTATTCCAAATGTACCCGCCGATACAAAACTGTctaaaatcaagactctaagacTAGCTACAAGTTATATTGCTTATCTATCGGAAATATTGACAAAAGATGAAATAACCATTGGTAGCAATGGGTCTGTTGGAGGAGGTTTCAAAGCCGAGCTTAAGAGGATGGACGACCGTGATAGGAAGCGTAAAGATCTCATG TGTGAAATTGTTGCTTCAGAAAACAAAAGAAGTAAAGGAAGAACTGGGTGGCCTCAACATGTCTGGGCTTTGGAGCTTCAGCGGTGA